Proteins from a genomic interval of Zingiber officinale cultivar Zhangliang chromosome 2A, Zo_v1.1, whole genome shotgun sequence:
- the LOC122042041 gene encoding WPP domain-associated protein-like isoform X1, with protein MDNSEILDEKVGLTVNGNFLSSDSFKESDHTASDSALYEKFILDIDSYWDELNDRLNVSRMVSDSVVKGMVNAIVEEANEKIALKDLEIAVLNKKLESCNSNVVLVPNSVPITMLNRSSMTESEISDRLKSCESYSSAHGDFKFSDSFSQLRMLSEFQWEDGLQSQVASIVLQDFIRDLQDQYETKLYNQTLSIKALDKKGQDRVSELSTLRGELHAILEELNNHDNFEEWSVSKRKEHFPSKVVQNHMVPSEVEENGIFLMDRSGEFGEHMLDIADLPQLKHMNKEELLAYCKNEMVNMSRRHDSALQEKTEELFRLKRKFLKEMGSSPFRKDKEIEHLRKKLPEFIAKLDEILREFKKPRPMDNHDDELQNFKERIQNLFSENNHMQSLLMKKTNELKYLSAEISDAENQASLHSSMEANYFRQIRKLESDLEDVQMEAKIRDSLCSTILRGFIHECNHTMKDTENEDHSTIEIYTTIFRVVISEVISSMNHAVSQYFEEKVSLGAMALEKEKALKLEMEENQKLKQLASSNSLLAKEKEKLASEAGSAVMLQKKQLDFAKQELDMLRNRIHMQELQISDYVKESTSLNCKLNEALQKICYNELETNKVKENLRDVSDALKEAEKQKAMLLSVLEEKQKKLSSFLQEDREHVKQLETIDTFMSVISKSFEGLERRLTESSNKNGTRLKVLDHQLKLLLQLSKQQEKKCSWYQNILEMRCSDLQKAEAEVDILADEVEVLIGLLGKIYLALDHYSPVLEHYPGVMEILKLIRMELNGENN; from the exons ATGGATAATTCTGAGATATTGGACGAAAAAGTTGGTCTGACAGTTAACGGGAACTTTCTATCTAGTGATAGTTTTAAAGAGAGTGATCATACTGCTAGCGACTCAGCTTTATATGAAAAGTTTATTCTCGACATAGATTCCTATTGGGACGAGCTCAATGACCGTTTGAATGTTTCAAGAATGGTGAGTGATTCAGTAGTTAAGGGAATGGTAAATGCGATAGTTGAAGAGGCTAATGAGAAAATTGCTTTGAAGGATTTAGAAATTGCTGTTTTGAACAAGAAGTTGGAGTCTTGTAATTCCAATGTAGTGCTAGTCCCAAACTCTGTGCCAATTACAATGCTTAATCGGTCTTCGATGACGGAGTCAGAAATTAGTGACCGATTGAAGTCATGTGAAAGCTATTCAAGTGCTCATGGAGATTTCAAATTTTCTGATAGTTTCAGTCAGTTAAGAATGTTAAGTGAATTTCAATGGGAAGATGGGCTTCAAAGCCAAGTTGCCTCTATTGTTCTTCAGGATTTTATTAGAGACCTTCAAGATCAGTATGAAACAAAATTGTATAACCAAACTCTTTCTATCAAAGCTTTAGATAAGAAGGGACAGGATAGGGTTTCCGAGCTCAGTACCCTGCGTGGCGAACTCCATGCTATTTTGGAGGAGCTGAATAATCATGATAATTTTGAAGAATGGAGTGTTTCTAAGAGGAAGGAACATTTTCCTTCAAAAGTAGTCCAAAACCATATGGTTCCATCTGAAGTCGAGGAAAATGGTATATTCCTGATGGATAGGTCTGGGGAGTTTGGAGAACACATGTTGGACATTGCTGATCTTCCTCAGTTGAAGCACATGAACAAGGAGGAGCTGCTTGCATATTGTAAAAATGAAATGGTGAACATGAGTAGACGGCATGATTCAGCCTTGCAAGAAAAGACAGAAGAGTTGTTTAGGCTCAAGAGAAAATTTCTCAAGGAAATGGGTTCTTCACCTTTCAGGAAAGATAAGGAGATTGAGCACTTGAGGAAAAAATTACCGGAATTTATTGCAAAGTTAGATGAAATTCTCAGGGAGTTTAAAAAGCCACGTCCAATGGATAACCATGACGATGAGTTGCAGAACTTTAAGGAgagaattcaaaatttattttcggAGAATAACCACATGCAGAGTTTGCTTATGAAGAAGACAAATGAGCTCAAGTATCTATCTGCAGAAATCTCAGATGCAGAAAACCAGGCGTCACTCCATTCATCTATGGAGGCAAACTACTttagacaaataaggaagttggAAAGTGATCTCGAGGATGTACAGATGGAAGCTAAAATCAGAGATTCATTGTGCAGTACTATTTTAAGAGGGTTCATTCACGAGTGTAACCATACAATGAAGGATACTGAAAATGAGGATCATTCTACCATTGAAATTTATACCACTATATTCAGAGTGGTTATTTCAGAGGTCATTTCTAGTATGAACCATGCAGTGTCACAGTATTTTGAAGAgaaagtatcccttggagcaatGGCTTTGGAGAAGGAGAAGGCATTGAAGTTGGAAATGGAAGAGAACCAGAAGCTAAAGCAACTTGCATCATCAAATTCATTGCtggcaaaagaaaaggaaaagcttgCCTCTGAGGCTGGATCTGCAGTAATGCTACAAAAGAAGCAGCTTGATTTTGCCAAACAGGAACTTGACATGCTTAGAAATCGCATACATATGCAAGAATTGCAGATTTCAGATTACGTTAAGGAGTCCACTTCACTGAATTGTAAATTGAATGAGGCCTTACAGAAAATTTGTTATAATGAACTTGAGACgaataaagttaaagaaaatctCAGAGATGTCTCAGATGCCTTAAAGGAAGCAGAAAAACAAAAGGCCATGCTTCTCAGTGTTCTTGAAGAGAAGCAGAAAAAACTATCATCCTTCCTGCAGGAGGACAGAGAACATGTTAAGCAGTTGGAAACTATCGATACTTTTATGAGCGTAATATCTAAGAGTTTTGAAGGTTTAGAAAGACGTTTGACGGAGAGTAGTAACAAAAATGGAACAAG GTTGAAAGTCCTAGATCATCAGTTGAAGTTGCTGCTGCAACTATCTAAACAACAGGAGAAGAAATGCTCGTGGTACCAAAATATTCTCGAGATGAGATGTTCTGACCTACAAAAAGCTGAAGCAGAG GTTGATATTCTAGCAGACGAGGTAGAGGTTCTTATCGGGCTTCTTGGAAAGATATACTTGGCACTCGATCATTATTCTCCGGTACTGGAGCACTATCCAGGA GTAATggaaattctaaaattaatacgAATGGAGTTAAATGGAGAAAATAATTGA
- the LOC122042041 gene encoding WPP domain-associated protein-like isoform X2 → MDNSEILDEKVGLTVNGNFLSSDSFKESDHTASDSALYEKFILDIDSYWDELNDRLNVSRMVSDSVVKGMVNAIVEEANEKIALKDLEIAVLNKKLESCNSNVVLVPNSVPITMLNRSSMTESEISDRLKSCESYSSAHGDFKFSDSFSQLRMLSEFQWEDGLQSQVASIVLQDFIRDLQDQYETKLYNQTLSIKALDKKGQDRVSELSTLRGELHAILEELNNHDNFEEWSVSKRKEHFPSKVVQNHMVPSEVEENGIFLMDRSGEFGEHMLDIADLPQLKHMNKEELLAYCKNEMVNMSRRHDSALQEKTEELFRLKRKFLKEMGSSPFRKDKEIEHLRKKLPEFIAKLDEILREFKKPRPMDNHDDELQNFKERIQNLFSENNHMQSLLMKKTNELKYLSAEISDAENQASLHSSMEANYFRQIRKLESDLEDVQMEAKIRDSLCSTILRGFIHECNHTMKDTENEDHSTIEIYTTIFRVVISEVISSMNHAVSQYFEEKVSLGAMALEKEKALKLEMEENQKLKQLASSNSLLAKEKEKLASEAGSAVMLQKKQLDFAKQELDMLRNRIHMQELQISDYVKESTSLNCKLNEALQKICYNELETNKVKENLRDVSDALKEAEKQKAMLLSVLEEKQKKLSSFLQEDREHVKQLETIDTFMSVISKSFEGLERRLTESSNKNGTSLQVESPRSSVEVAAATI, encoded by the exons ATGGATAATTCTGAGATATTGGACGAAAAAGTTGGTCTGACAGTTAACGGGAACTTTCTATCTAGTGATAGTTTTAAAGAGAGTGATCATACTGCTAGCGACTCAGCTTTATATGAAAAGTTTATTCTCGACATAGATTCCTATTGGGACGAGCTCAATGACCGTTTGAATGTTTCAAGAATGGTGAGTGATTCAGTAGTTAAGGGAATGGTAAATGCGATAGTTGAAGAGGCTAATGAGAAAATTGCTTTGAAGGATTTAGAAATTGCTGTTTTGAACAAGAAGTTGGAGTCTTGTAATTCCAATGTAGTGCTAGTCCCAAACTCTGTGCCAATTACAATGCTTAATCGGTCTTCGATGACGGAGTCAGAAATTAGTGACCGATTGAAGTCATGTGAAAGCTATTCAAGTGCTCATGGAGATTTCAAATTTTCTGATAGTTTCAGTCAGTTAAGAATGTTAAGTGAATTTCAATGGGAAGATGGGCTTCAAAGCCAAGTTGCCTCTATTGTTCTTCAGGATTTTATTAGAGACCTTCAAGATCAGTATGAAACAAAATTGTATAACCAAACTCTTTCTATCAAAGCTTTAGATAAGAAGGGACAGGATAGGGTTTCCGAGCTCAGTACCCTGCGTGGCGAACTCCATGCTATTTTGGAGGAGCTGAATAATCATGATAATTTTGAAGAATGGAGTGTTTCTAAGAGGAAGGAACATTTTCCTTCAAAAGTAGTCCAAAACCATATGGTTCCATCTGAAGTCGAGGAAAATGGTATATTCCTGATGGATAGGTCTGGGGAGTTTGGAGAACACATGTTGGACATTGCTGATCTTCCTCAGTTGAAGCACATGAACAAGGAGGAGCTGCTTGCATATTGTAAAAATGAAATGGTGAACATGAGTAGACGGCATGATTCAGCCTTGCAAGAAAAGACAGAAGAGTTGTTTAGGCTCAAGAGAAAATTTCTCAAGGAAATGGGTTCTTCACCTTTCAGGAAAGATAAGGAGATTGAGCACTTGAGGAAAAAATTACCGGAATTTATTGCAAAGTTAGATGAAATTCTCAGGGAGTTTAAAAAGCCACGTCCAATGGATAACCATGACGATGAGTTGCAGAACTTTAAGGAgagaattcaaaatttattttcggAGAATAACCACATGCAGAGTTTGCTTATGAAGAAGACAAATGAGCTCAAGTATCTATCTGCAGAAATCTCAGATGCAGAAAACCAGGCGTCACTCCATTCATCTATGGAGGCAAACTACTttagacaaataaggaagttggAAAGTGATCTCGAGGATGTACAGATGGAAGCTAAAATCAGAGATTCATTGTGCAGTACTATTTTAAGAGGGTTCATTCACGAGTGTAACCATACAATGAAGGATACTGAAAATGAGGATCATTCTACCATTGAAATTTATACCACTATATTCAGAGTGGTTATTTCAGAGGTCATTTCTAGTATGAACCATGCAGTGTCACAGTATTTTGAAGAgaaagtatcccttggagcaatGGCTTTGGAGAAGGAGAAGGCATTGAAGTTGGAAATGGAAGAGAACCAGAAGCTAAAGCAACTTGCATCATCAAATTCATTGCtggcaaaagaaaaggaaaagcttgCCTCTGAGGCTGGATCTGCAGTAATGCTACAAAAGAAGCAGCTTGATTTTGCCAAACAGGAACTTGACATGCTTAGAAATCGCATACATATGCAAGAATTGCAGATTTCAGATTACGTTAAGGAGTCCACTTCACTGAATTGTAAATTGAATGAGGCCTTACAGAAAATTTGTTATAATGAACTTGAGACgaataaagttaaagaaaatctCAGAGATGTCTCAGATGCCTTAAAGGAAGCAGAAAAACAAAAGGCCATGCTTCTCAGTGTTCTTGAAGAGAAGCAGAAAAAACTATCATCCTTCCTGCAGGAGGACAGAGAACATGTTAAGCAGTTGGAAACTATCGATACTTTTATGAGCGTAATATCTAAGAGTTTTGAAGGTTTAGAAAGACGTTTGACGGAGAGTAGTAACAAAAATGGAACAAG TTTGCAGGTTGAAAGTCCTAGATCATCAGTTGAAGTTGCTGCTGCAACTATCTAA